TATCTTGGCTCTTTGTTAAGCAAAAGGCTATATTAGCACAACCCATTTGCCTTGCTACTCATCCAACAGCATTGTAAACAGTAACTAGCAACATCTAAAAGGCAATGAAGAATTTGGGTTTTTTTCTGTTCTTGGTTCTCCTGGCAACAACTTCATTGGAGATCAATGCTCAGACATGCAAACCAAGTGGTGGTATCCGGGGAAGAAAACCGCCTCCAGGAGAATGCAACCGTGAGAACAACTCGGATTGTTGTGTCCAAGGTAAGTTTTACACCACGTATACATGCTCGCCTCCAGTGACAGGCGATACTAAAGCAACACTGACAATAAACAGTTTCCAAAAGGGAGGTGATGGTGGTGGTCCGTCGGAGTGTGACAACCAATACCACTCTGATGACACACCAGTTGTGGCGCTGTCAACTGGATGGTACAAGGGAGGGGATAGGTGCCACAAGTATATTACCATCAATGGAAATGGGAGGAGTGTAAAGGCAATGGTTGTGGATGAGTGTGACTCTACTATGGGGTGCGATGATGATCATGACTATCAACCCCCTTGCCCTAATAATATTGTTGATGCTTCCAAAGCAGTGTGGAAGGCCTTAGGGGTATCCGAGGATAACTGGGGAGATTTGGATATTACCTGGACAGAGTGATGTTAATCTAGCTCtccttttaaaacatcaaatactaTTTCTGTTTCTGTGTTTTGTGGATATTTTAATCTGTAAAATTATTGATGTAACTATATATACTAATGACTAGAGGTTCACACCAAACTTATCAACACCACTATCCATTCAAACCCATATACAGATATATTACGTTATACACATATTAACATACCTTTAGATGTATATGGATTCAAACAACAACTGATATGACACACAAAGACACACAAAACCCATTCAGTGGTATAATCTTTCATGATAGAATCAATTCCACTACTAAATTTTAGACTACTTTTTCCTACTCATATGAAGCAGCCCTACAAATAGACTTCACCAcaaacacaataaaaaaaaattatgtattttCACATTCTAATTCCCTTTATGCAATCAGACAATACCCTGCACCGTAATCACAGGCAAACCGAACCTTTAACAGACTCTACCTGATTATTATCAAAACAAAACCACAATAGCAGTAAAATTATCACCCATATGAATTCGCAACACCGACAGCTTCTTGATTTGATACCACATCCCAAATCCCAGCACATCTGATAATCATAAACTCATCATCGTCCCTCAACACCATTTTCCGGAAAGAGGTGCTAAACGCCATTTCTCTTTAATCAAAAGCTTGTGAAAGTTGTATTCTAAGGGTTTTAAATCTCGAAAACCGGCATTAACGATTTAAAATTTATGTACGAAAACAGTTAATGCGGTTGTCCCATAGTAATTGATGACGCTACTTTAGTTAGTGAGGGTTTGGTCAGCTAGTAGAAAGGCTTTGTAATGGGAATGTTTTACATCCTTTAAAAATGATAACCGTTTGTACGATGATTGTGGGAGCTCATAATCTTGAAAGAATAATTTCATAGCGTGATTTTTCAAGTATGATGTTGTTACGGAACCGTAATGGCCATCAAAAATGGCATAGAAGAAAAATGGAACTGGGAGTGGTCATTTTGACATACGATGCGTTCATCATAGTTTGCTTTGCGTGAGAATTCCGATGTCTATGTGAAACTTCTCTGTCTCATGTTTCGGTTGAATTTTGTCGTGCGCGCGGGGTGGGGGTTGGGGGTGGTAAGGTTTTCAGACTATCTAGACAAATTACAATGTACTAAAAGCTGAATATGTATGCATTACTTTATATATCACGAGATAGATTCAAATTAAGCAAGATTTACTTTATA
The genomic region above belongs to Lactuca sativa cultivar Salinas chromosome 4, Lsat_Salinas_v11, whole genome shotgun sequence and contains:
- the LOC111890342 gene encoding kiwellin-1-like is translated as MKNLGFFLFLVLLATTSLEINAQTCKPSGGIRGRKPPPGECNRENNSDCCVQGKFYTTYTCSPPVTGDTKATLTINSFQKGGDGGGPSECDNQYHSDDTPVVALSTGWYKGGDRCHKYITINGNGRSVKAMVVDECDSTMGCDDDHDYQPPCPNNIVDASKAVWKALGVSEDNWGDLDITWTE